One stretch of Pomacea canaliculata isolate SZHN2017 linkage group LG11, ASM307304v1, whole genome shotgun sequence DNA includes these proteins:
- the LOC112575040 gene encoding V-type proton ATPase subunit G-like, which produces MASQTQGIQQLLQAEKKAAEKVAEARRRKANRLKQAKKEADAEINAYKAERERQYKEYEAKILGSKGDMETKIDANTRQKIQELNMNVQKNKELALSRLINICLDIKAELHTNLRL; this is translated from the exons ATGGCGAGTCAGACGCAGGGAATCCAGCAGCTACTCCAAGCAGAGAAAAAGGCAGCTGAGAAAGTTGCGGAAGCTCGAAGAC GGAAAGCAAACCGCTTGAAGCAAGCTAAAAAGGAGGCAGACGCAGAGATCAATGCTTACAAGGCAGAGAGAGAGCGGCAGTACAAAGAGTATGAGGCTAAG ATCCTTGGCTCTAAGGGTGACATGGAGACAAAGATTGATGCCAATACACGCCAGAAAATCCAGGAGTTAAACATGAACGTTCAGAAGAACAAAGAGCTAGCACTGAGCCGACTTATCAATATTTGCCTGGACATCAAGGCTGAGCTGCACACCAACCTTAGGCTCTAA